A genomic window from Alkalihalobacillus sp. AL-G includes:
- the glyA gene encoding serine hydroxymethyltransferase: protein MHHIQKQDPELYESIQNELTRQRDKIELIASENFVSEAVMEAQGSVLTNKYAEGYPGRRYYGGCEHVDVVENLARDRAKKLFGAEHANVQPHSGAQANMAVYFTVLKPGDTVLGMNLSHGGHLTHGSPVNFSGVQYNFVEYGVDEQDHTIQYDDVLEKAKQHKPKLIVAGASAYPREIDFKRFREIADEVGAYLMVDMAHIAGLVASGLHQSPVPYADFVTSTTHKTLRGPRGGLILCKEEFAKKIDKSIFPGIQGGPLMHVIAAKAVAFGEALNEGFKEYSENVITNAKALGEALKAEGLSLVSDGTDNHLLLVDVRNKNITGKVAEHVLDEIGITVNKNTIPFDPESPFVTSGVRIGTAAVTTRGFGLDEMKEIASIISLTLSNPEDEKTKEEASQRVEALTGNFPLYK, encoded by the coding sequence ATGCATCATATCCAGAAACAAGACCCAGAGTTATATGAATCTATACAAAATGAACTAACGCGTCAGCGTGATAAAATCGAGTTGATCGCTTCCGAAAACTTCGTCAGTGAAGCGGTGATGGAAGCACAAGGATCTGTGTTGACCAACAAGTACGCCGAGGGCTATCCTGGCCGCAGATACTACGGAGGCTGTGAGCATGTAGATGTCGTTGAGAACCTAGCTCGCGATCGTGCTAAAAAGCTGTTTGGTGCCGAACATGCAAACGTTCAACCGCACTCAGGTGCACAAGCGAACATGGCGGTTTATTTTACAGTTCTCAAACCTGGTGATACGGTTCTCGGGATGAACCTCTCTCATGGAGGACACCTTACCCACGGAAGTCCGGTGAACTTTAGCGGTGTTCAATATAACTTTGTAGAGTATGGCGTTGATGAACAGGACCACACGATTCAGTATGACGATGTACTTGAAAAAGCGAAGCAGCATAAACCGAAACTGATCGTAGCAGGAGCAAGTGCATATCCGCGGGAAATTGATTTCAAGCGGTTCCGTGAAATTGCAGATGAAGTCGGTGCATACTTGATGGTCGATATGGCCCACATCGCTGGTCTTGTTGCATCAGGACTACACCAAAGCCCAGTTCCATACGCCGATTTCGTTACTTCTACTACTCATAAAACGTTAAGAGGACCACGTGGTGGCTTGATTTTGTGTAAAGAAGAATTTGCGAAGAAAATCGACAAATCCATTTTCCCTGGTATCCAAGGAGGACCATTGATGCATGTCATTGCAGCAAAAGCGGTTGCCTTTGGTGAAGCACTTAATGAAGGTTTCAAGGAATACTCGGAAAATGTTATTACGAACGCAAAGGCACTTGGTGAAGCGTTGAAAGCAGAAGGATTGTCACTCGTTTCAGACGGAACCGATAATCATCTTTTACTCGTCGATGTTCGCAACAAGAACATCACAGGAAAGGTTGCCGAGCATGTCCTTGATGAGATTGGTATTACAGTTAATAAAAATACCATTCCGTTCGATCCAGAAAGCCCGTTCGTCACCAGTGGCGTTCGAATTGGTACCGCGGCTGTGACAACGAGAGGGTTCGGCTTAGACGAAATGAAAGAAATCGCATCGATCATTTCCCTCACTCTCAGTAACCCGGAAGATGAGAAGACGAAAGAAGAGGCAAGCCAACGAGTGGAAGCATTGACCGGAAATTTTCCATTATATAAGTAA
- a CDS encoding TIGR01440 family protein, which produces MDDSLQQIQNQVIRALKDLGNSMSLTSNHLLVVGASTSEVLGETIGTSGTMDVAHQIFEGIQQFQAKTGACVAFQCCEHLNRALVMERHVAIERGYEAVTVVPVRSAGGAMSTYVYHHLKDPVVVEFIKADAGIDIGDTFIGMHLKHVAVPVRSEIRSIGYAHVTLAKTRPKLIGGERAVYPSKEELKYL; this is translated from the coding sequence ATGGACGATTCACTGCAACAGATCCAGAACCAGGTTATACGAGCATTAAAGGACCTAGGTAATTCGATGTCATTAACTTCAAATCATTTGCTGGTCGTGGGAGCGAGTACGAGTGAAGTGTTGGGTGAGACGATCGGAACATCTGGAACGATGGATGTCGCGCATCAGATTTTTGAAGGAATTCAGCAATTTCAAGCAAAAACAGGAGCATGTGTTGCATTTCAATGTTGTGAGCACTTGAACCGTGCATTAGTGATGGAGCGACATGTAGCGATCGAGCGAGGCTATGAGGCCGTGACCGTTGTTCCAGTTCGTTCTGCTGGAGGTGCAATGTCCACTTATGTATATCATCATCTGAAGGACCCTGTCGTTGTCGAGTTCATTAAAGCAGATGCAGGAATTGATATCGGGGACACGTTTATCGGGATGCACTTGAAGCATGTAGCGGTTCCGGTCCGAAGTGAAATCAGGTCGATCGGATATGCCCATGTGACCCTTGCGAAGACGCGGCCGAAATTGATCGGTGGGGAGCGTGCGGTCTATCCTTCCAAAGAAGAATTGAAGTATTTATAA
- a CDS encoding low molecular weight protein arginine phosphatase: MSRILFICTGNTCRSPMAEALLNDRSNGKIDARSAGLFATPGYPANEHTIQTLKEEGISIDHASKPLTTELVDWANVILTMTQQHKQSILIQYPELADRVFTFKEFVKGESVVGADDFEESYDVTDPYGGHADIYRQTFKELDELITKLLKKLS, translated from the coding sequence ATGTCTCGCATCTTATTCATTTGTACAGGAAATACATGCAGGAGCCCTATGGCGGAAGCGTTATTGAACGACCGCTCAAACGGGAAAATCGATGCAAGGTCGGCAGGTTTGTTTGCAACACCAGGATATCCTGCAAATGAACATACCATTCAAACCTTAAAAGAAGAGGGTATTTCGATCGATCACGCTTCCAAACCGTTGACAACGGAATTAGTTGATTGGGCAAATGTGATTTTAACGATGACTCAGCAGCATAAACAATCGATCTTGATCCAGTACCCAGAGTTAGCCGATCGAGTTTTCACCTTTAAGGAATTCGTAAAGGGGGAATCGGTAGTTGGGGCTGACGATTTTGAAGAATCCTATGATGTCACCGATCCTTATGGTGGACATGCAGACATTTATCGACAAACATTTAAGGAATTGGACGAACTTATTACGAAATTGTTGAAAAAATTAAGTTGA
- a CDS encoding manganese efflux pump MntP family protein: MDTVLIGEIVTLMIMAIALGMDAFSMGLGMGMVSLRLRQIFKVGLLIGLFHMIMPLIGMTIGKQLSIHFENLATWVGGGLLILLGIQMIVSSFRSRDEPFITPKGLGIWLFSISVSLDSFSVGLSLGIFGAKVIVTILLFGIISSLLTWAGLIIGKKAQKWFGSYSEAFGGCILLSFGLKLLV, encoded by the coding sequence ATGGACACAGTATTGATTGGAGAGATAGTAACACTCATGATCATGGCAATCGCGTTAGGAATGGATGCATTTTCAATGGGACTCGGTATGGGAATGGTTTCCCTCCGTTTACGGCAGATATTCAAGGTTGGCTTGCTGATTGGTCTATTCCATATGATTATGCCGCTAATTGGTATGACAATCGGTAAACAGCTTTCCATACATTTTGAAAATTTAGCAACATGGGTCGGAGGCGGTTTACTCATTTTGCTCGGGATTCAGATGATCGTCTCGTCGTTCCGGTCTAGGGATGAACCGTTCATTACACCAAAAGGACTTGGAATATGGCTATTTTCAATCAGTGTAAGTTTAGATAGCTTTTCTGTCGGGCTAAGCCTCGGAATTTTCGGTGCTAAAGTGATTGTGACGATTCTTCTTTTTGGGATAATCAGTTCTTTATTGACATGGGCGGGATTGATCATCGGTAAAAAAGCACAAAAATGGTTCGGTTCATATAGTGAGGCATTCGGTGGGTGCATTCTACTATCATTCGGTCTAAAATTACTGGTATGA
- a CDS encoding PAS domain-containing sensor histidine kinase — protein MNNNKYTSSLNSILTVNTDISSINDLNSPYEQKDYMKDSLMFLIEQNGSSFRYISCQGQLLEKFGYEFDALDGKTLEECYSYEFATRRASSFKQAWEGNAVAYEDELNGVPYLGAVSPVYDEAGNVKQLQGFCFDISAQKKSEQQLREREHYFRTLYRYHPDGIFTLNKRGHFMFMNPAGAQMAGYKSKELAQKHFLPLIAPEERSNAKIYFKRASEGHVLNFETTILHKNGSRLPVQVTNIPIMIDDTIHSIYGIVKDLTKHKEYEKELSFVKDRLSATIQHSADAIAIFDMNDRLINVNPTFESFYGWKAEELIGYFVRHIPIEMKESYYSLVENVKKGTKYTGIETIRMRKDGSRFYVGITMFPLEDENGKIIGYSTVARDINAQKLAQEALRESNEHYRIITENTLDLISVFNRDGMLLYASPSHETILGYDTANFKTSDLKAAIHPDDLPAVKETFKEMIIRKDSCKVDFRVQHADGHWLCIESLGMSVLNSNGEVESFVAISRDITDRRQTEDFLRKSEKLTVLGQLAAGIAHEIRNPLTSLKGFTHILKAKSSEEDMEYFKIMLSELDRINTIVGEFMMLAKPQPRNVKANNLNQLLTEVVALLEAQANLHSVEVSLESSPLPEQHCEADQLKQVFINIMKNAIESMESGGGTLTIWTEKTDDCIKIHFSDEGCGIPEEKQAQIGEPFYTTKEKGTGLGMMICSKIIENHNGKIEIDSKVNEGTTVTIRLPIR, from the coding sequence ATGAATAATAACAAGTACACGTCCTCATTAAATTCGATTCTGACCGTAAACACTGACATTTCATCGATTAATGACCTGAACAGCCCATATGAACAGAAGGACTACATGAAGGATAGCCTCATGTTTTTAATAGAACAAAACGGGTCGTCCTTTCGATATATCAGTTGTCAGGGGCAATTACTAGAAAAGTTCGGGTATGAATTCGATGCATTGGATGGCAAAACGTTAGAAGAATGCTACTCTTACGAATTCGCGACACGTAGAGCTTCGTCATTTAAGCAAGCCTGGGAAGGGAATGCAGTAGCGTACGAAGATGAATTGAATGGAGTGCCTTACCTCGGTGCTGTCTCTCCGGTATATGATGAAGCCGGAAACGTAAAGCAGCTTCAAGGATTTTGTTTCGACATTAGTGCACAAAAAAAATCAGAACAACAGCTTAGAGAACGAGAGCATTACTTCCGGACTCTTTACAGGTATCATCCAGATGGCATTTTTACGCTCAATAAAAGAGGGCATTTCATGTTCATGAACCCAGCAGGTGCACAAATGGCCGGGTATAAGAGCAAAGAACTAGCACAAAAACATTTTCTTCCTTTAATCGCTCCAGAGGAAAGAAGCAATGCAAAAATTTATTTTAAACGTGCAAGTGAGGGGCACGTCTTAAACTTTGAGACGACAATCCTACATAAAAATGGGTCGCGACTACCTGTCCAGGTCACCAATATACCGATAATGATCGATGACACTATCCATAGCATTTACGGGATTGTAAAGGATTTGACGAAGCATAAGGAATATGAAAAAGAGCTTAGTTTTGTCAAGGACCGACTATCAGCAACGATTCAACATTCAGCAGATGCCATCGCCATTTTTGATATGAACGATCGACTTATCAATGTAAATCCAACCTTTGAAAGCTTTTACGGATGGAAAGCAGAGGAATTAATCGGATATTTTGTCCGGCATATCCCTATTGAAATGAAGGAATCGTATTATAGCTTGGTGGAGAATGTTAAAAAGGGCACGAAATATACAGGTATTGAAACGATTCGAATGCGGAAGGATGGTTCTCGCTTCTACGTTGGGATTACAATGTTCCCGCTTGAGGATGAAAATGGCAAGATCATCGGCTACTCAACAGTTGCACGGGACATCAACGCTCAAAAGCTTGCGCAGGAGGCACTTCGGGAAAGCAATGAACATTACCGTATCATAACAGAAAATACACTTGATTTGATCAGTGTCTTTAATAGGGATGGAATGTTACTTTATGCTTCCCCATCTCACGAAACGATCCTTGGATATGACACGGCCAATTTTAAAACCAGTGACCTGAAGGCGGCGATTCATCCAGATGATTTGCCTGCTGTCAAAGAGACGTTTAAAGAGATGATCATACGAAAGGATTCATGTAAGGTTGATTTTCGTGTCCAACATGCGGACGGACATTGGCTATGTATCGAAAGTCTCGGAATGTCCGTATTGAATAGTAACGGTGAAGTTGAATCCTTTGTCGCGATTTCGCGTGATATAACCGACCGCAGACAGACAGAGGACTTTTTGCGCAAATCCGAAAAACTAACCGTACTAGGTCAGCTTGCTGCAGGAATCGCTCATGAGATTCGAAATCCACTTACTTCTCTAAAGGGATTCACTCATATTTTAAAAGCAAAATCGTCAGAGGAGGATATGGAATATTTCAAGATCATGTTATCCGAGCTGGACCGGATCAACACGATCGTTGGGGAATTTATGATGCTTGCGAAACCACAACCGAGAAATGTTAAGGCGAACAACTTGAATCAACTGCTCACAGAAGTTGTCGCACTCCTTGAGGCTCAAGCGAACCTTCATAGTGTTGAGGTTTCTTTGGAATCCAGTCCATTACCAGAACAACATTGTGAAGCAGACCAGCTGAAGCAAGTGTTTATAAACATTATGAAAAATGCAATTGAATCGATGGAATCGGGTGGTGGAACACTTACAATCTGGACCGAAAAGACGGACGATTGTATTAAGATCCATTTTAGCGATGAAGGATGCGGAATTCCGGAAGAAAAGCAAGCCCAGATCGGTGAACCATTTTATACGACCAAAGAAAAAGGGACGGGGCTCGGGATGATGATCTGCTCTAAAATCATTGAAAATCATAACGGGAAAATTGAGATCGACAGCAAGGTGAACGAGGGTACAACGGTAACGATTCGACTCCCGATACGGTGA
- a CDS encoding L-threonylcarbamoyladenylate synthase, producing MITHKWNVDNVDNLAGNQAIQEAAMWIREGEVIAFPTETVYGLGADACSNDAIEKIFSAKGRPSDNPLIVHISRLEQLKQAASTWERTAESLMNAFWPGPLTIVLPKSDAIAERTTARLATVGVRMPDHPIALALIDAAGFPLAAPSANRSGKPSPTRGEHVYRDLNGRIKGIIDGGKTGVGLESTVVEVIGETVTILRPGGITKAQLENVVDHVEWDRALLEEKQVPKSPGMKYTHYAPDAPLYLVDGERDFFQGVINQHQSEGKKVGILVSDELADQLTADEVRRVGSNQRIDWIAQQIYHQLRSFDDTTTEVILAEIYPDEGIGEALMNRLLKAAGNKVLTQE from the coding sequence TTGATAACTCATAAATGGAATGTGGATAATGTGGATAACCTAGCAGGAAATCAAGCAATACAAGAAGCAGCGATGTGGATAAGAGAAGGTGAGGTGATCGCATTTCCGACCGAAACTGTCTATGGTCTTGGAGCAGATGCGTGCTCGAACGATGCGATTGAAAAAATCTTTTCAGCAAAAGGAAGACCGAGTGATAATCCGTTGATTGTCCACATCTCTCGTCTTGAACAATTAAAGCAAGCAGCGTCCACGTGGGAAAGAACTGCTGAAAGCTTAATGAATGCATTCTGGCCTGGTCCATTGACGATCGTGTTACCGAAAAGCGATGCCATTGCAGAACGAACGACTGCCAGATTGGCAACAGTTGGAGTTCGCATGCCGGATCACCCTATCGCACTTGCATTAATCGATGCGGCAGGATTTCCGTTAGCTGCTCCAAGTGCAAACCGGTCAGGCAAACCAAGTCCGACAAGGGGCGAGCACGTTTATCGTGATTTGAATGGTCGGATTAAAGGGATCATTGACGGAGGAAAGACCGGTGTTGGCCTCGAGTCTACTGTTGTGGAAGTGATCGGAGAGACGGTAACGATTTTAAGACCAGGAGGAATAACGAAGGCACAGCTTGAAAATGTTGTCGATCACGTTGAATGGGACAGGGCTTTACTTGAAGAAAAGCAAGTGCCCAAGTCCCCAGGCATGAAATATACGCACTATGCTCCGGATGCACCGCTTTATCTAGTTGATGGTGAACGTGACTTTTTTCAAGGAGTGATCAACCAGCACCAATCAGAAGGGAAAAAGGTCGGAATTCTCGTCAGTGACGAGTTAGCGGATCAACTGACCGCAGATGAAGTTCGTCGAGTGGGCTCCAATCAACGAATCGATTGGATTGCTCAGCAAATCTACCATCAGCTGCGTTCGTTCGATGATACGACTACTGAAGTAATTCTTGCCGAAATATACCCTGATGAGGGAATTGGAGAAGCGTTGATGAACCGATTGCTAAAGGCAGCCGGAAATAAGGTGCTTACACAGGAATAG
- a CDS encoding GNAT family N-acetyltransferase, translating to MLSFRVAEPTDAPSIKQFVAQAGLSSEGIEHCVQSFIILETDKKKMAGTVGLERYGKNGLIRSLVLDKDYSSEELLLRLLTSVLKHAEQQGIETVYLLTRVTSIFHTLGFTQTPYEHVPKGLLASPHLQQYDREQIAVMKRSLTLVQ from the coding sequence ATGCTGTCGTTTCGTGTAGCGGAACCGACCGATGCCCCGTCCATCAAACAGTTCGTAGCACAGGCCGGTCTTTCCAGTGAAGGGATTGAGCATTGTGTTCAATCTTTCATAATTCTTGAAACAGACAAAAAGAAGATGGCTGGAACAGTAGGATTAGAACGCTATGGGAAAAACGGATTAATCCGCTCACTCGTATTGGATAAGGACTATTCATCTGAAGAATTGCTGCTTCGTCTATTGACCTCTGTACTTAAACACGCGGAACAACAAGGAATCGAAACGGTCTATTTGTTAACGAGAGTAACCTCGATTTTTCACACACTCGGGTTTACGCAGACCCCTTATGAGCATGTTCCTAAGGGTCTTTTAGCCAGCCCGCATCTACAACAATATGACAGGGAACAAATTGCGGTTATGAAACGGAGCTTAACCCTAGTTCAATAG
- the spoIIR gene encoding stage II sporulation protein R, with translation MKRKGLILFLLTLIVMVVFYETQIKVANASFNSITADQKIPEDSIRLRILADSGSSEDQKIKRLIRDRVNEQITEWVYGIESLEEARKIIKRELPQINTIVEKSLIELGLQDTFSVEFGTVPFPTKLYGEYVYPAGEYEAVLITLGEGLGANWWCVLFPPLCFLDFENGDAVQTDDQPDSKSVEQQASVVEEEPEVKFFVVDFFQSLMSKVGNLFA, from the coding sequence ATGAAACGAAAAGGACTTATATTATTCTTATTAACTTTAATCGTAATGGTCGTATTCTATGAAACTCAAATTAAGGTCGCGAATGCCTCATTTAATAGCATTACAGCTGACCAGAAAATACCTGAGGATTCGATTCGCTTACGGATTCTCGCAGACAGCGGATCTTCAGAAGATCAAAAGATAAAGAGACTGATTCGCGATCGCGTGAATGAACAGATCACGGAATGGGTCTACGGAATTGAATCGCTTGAAGAAGCACGAAAGATCATCAAGCGCGAGCTACCGCAAATCAATACAATTGTTGAGAAATCCCTTATAGAGTTAGGTTTGCAAGACACGTTTTCGGTTGAATTCGGTACCGTACCATTTCCGACAAAGCTTTACGGAGAATATGTGTATCCTGCAGGAGAATATGAGGCAGTATTGATTACATTAGGAGAGGGGCTCGGTGCAAATTGGTGGTGCGTATTATTTCCACCACTCTGCTTTTTAGATTTTGAAAATGGCGATGCTGTTCAAACCGATGACCAGCCTGATTCGAAGTCTGTAGAGCAGCAGGCATCCGTTGTTGAAGAAGAGCCTGAAGTCAAATTCTTCGTTGTTGACTTCTTTCAATCACTTATGTCCAAGGTAGGGAATCTATTTGCGTAA
- the prmC gene encoding peptide chain release factor N(5)-glutamine methyltransferase — translation MMVSEALSRASSFLKKEKKEPRAAELLLGHILKKKRSELLAKLDLPLNEVQLDQFNRMIKQHANGVPVQYIIGYEEFYGRTFLVNSDVLIPRPETEELVYAVLERIQANFSNKPLNVVDIGTGSGAIAVTLKLENPKLKVTGVDIAKASLEVAAENSQHLQADVRWVNGDLLQPFQNTKERFDVIVSNPPYIPEAEIETLSSIVREHEPVRALVGGKDGYHFYKRLMDEIPSVIGEKALIAFEVGYDQARTVGDMLKKTFGDRVQIEIITDINGKERIVTGLIM, via the coding sequence ATGATGGTGAGTGAAGCCCTGAGCCGGGCTTCTTCTTTTTTAAAAAAAGAAAAAAAAGAGCCGAGGGCAGCTGAACTATTGCTTGGTCATATTCTTAAAAAGAAACGCAGCGAATTGCTTGCAAAGCTGGATCTCCCTCTGAATGAAGTCCAGCTTGATCAATTCAATCGAATGATTAAACAGCATGCAAATGGAGTTCCAGTCCAATACATTATCGGGTATGAAGAATTTTATGGTCGGACCTTTCTCGTGAATTCTGACGTGCTGATCCCGCGCCCTGAAACAGAAGAACTCGTTTATGCGGTCCTCGAACGGATTCAAGCGAATTTTTCGAATAAACCATTGAATGTGGTCGATATCGGAACAGGAAGCGGAGCGATTGCGGTTACGCTTAAGCTTGAAAACCCAAAACTCAAGGTTACCGGGGTCGATATTGCAAAAGCGTCCTTGGAGGTTGCCGCTGAAAACAGCCAACACTTACAGGCAGACGTCCGTTGGGTAAACGGAGATCTGTTACAGCCTTTTCAAAACACGAAGGAGCGCTTTGATGTCATTGTTTCAAACCCTCCATACATTCCAGAGGCAGAAATAGAGACCCTTTCGTCGATCGTCCGAGAGCACGAACCAGTTCGTGCTCTCGTCGGTGGAAAGGATGGGTATCATTTTTACAAAAGGTTGATGGATGAAATTCCGTCTGTAATCGGTGAAAAAGCATTGATCGCTTTTGAAGTAGGGTACGATCAAGCGAGAACAGTAGGCGATATGCTCAAGAAAACGTTCGGTGACCGCGTGCAGATTGAAATCATAACGGATATTAACGGCAAGGAGCGAATCGTGACAGGGCTAATAATGTAA
- the prfA gene encoding peptide chain release factor 1, protein MLERLESLEDRYEKLNELLSDPDVISDTKKLREYSKEQSDLEDTVTTYREYKNVSEELEGAEQMLEEKLDADMREMVKMELSELKERHEELSQQLKVLLLPKDPNDDKNVIIEIRGAAGGDEAALFAADLYKMYSRYAEVQGWKTEIIEASYTELGGYKEIIFMINGQGAYSKLKYENGAHRVQRVPSTESGGRIHTSTATVAVLPEAEEVEVDIHEKDIRVDTFASSGPGGQSVNTTMSAVRLTHVPTGTVVSCQDEKSQIKNKDKAMKVLRARIYDKFQQEAMDEYAASRKSAVGTGDRSERIRTYNFPQNRVTDHRIGLTIQKLDQILQGKVDEFIDALILEEQTNAMKQVGE, encoded by the coding sequence GTGTTAGAACGATTAGAATCGTTAGAAGATCGTTATGAAAAACTGAACGAATTGTTGAGTGATCCAGATGTAATCAGCGATACGAAAAAACTGCGCGAGTATTCAAAGGAACAGTCGGACCTTGAAGACACCGTAACAACGTACCGTGAATATAAAAATGTAAGCGAAGAACTCGAAGGCGCTGAGCAAATGCTTGAAGAAAAGCTCGACGCGGACATGCGGGAAATGGTAAAAATGGAACTTTCCGAGCTAAAAGAACGCCATGAAGAGCTCTCGCAGCAATTAAAGGTCTTACTTCTACCGAAGGACCCGAATGATGACAAGAACGTTATTATCGAAATTCGCGGGGCAGCAGGTGGAGACGAAGCGGCATTGTTCGCAGCCGATCTTTATAAAATGTACAGCCGCTATGCCGAAGTCCAGGGCTGGAAAACGGAAATTATTGAAGCAAGCTATACAGAGCTTGGCGGCTATAAAGAAATCATTTTCATGATCAATGGTCAAGGTGCGTATTCGAAGCTAAAATACGAAAACGGTGCTCACCGCGTCCAGCGTGTTCCGTCAACTGAATCTGGTGGTCGAATCCATACGTCGACAGCTACAGTTGCGGTTCTTCCTGAAGCGGAAGAGGTCGAAGTCGATATCCATGAAAAAGATATTCGCGTTGACACGTTTGCATCCAGTGGACCTGGGGGTCAGAGCGTAAATACAACGATGTCAGCGGTTCGTTTAACACACGTACCAACAGGAACCGTCGTTTCATGTCAGGATGAAAAGTCGCAGATAAAGAACAAGGATAAAGCGATGAAGGTACTTCGCGCTCGTATTTATGACAAATTCCAACAGGAAGCGATGGATGAATACGCTGCAAGCCGTAAGTCGGCAGTTGGAACTGGTGACCGTTCAGAGCGGATCCGTACGTACAACTTCCCGCAAAATCGTGTGACCGATCACCGAATTGGCCTTACGATTCAAAAGCTCGATCAGATTTTACAAGGAAAAGTAGACGAATTTATTGATGCATTGATCCTCGAAGAACAGACCAATGCAATGAAGCAGGTTGGAGAATAA
- a CDS encoding FAD-dependent oxidoreductase yields MRYVIIGGDAAGMSAAMQIVRNEPNAQITTLEKGGIYSYGQCGLPYVISGVIPEAEDLIARDVETFRSKYGIDAKTYHRVQSVDTEKKTVSGTNTRSGDAFTYEYDRLLVATGVRPVMPDWNGRDLSGIHMLKTIPDAKAIMGDLDHDVEQVTIIGGGYIGLEMAECFIHAGKKVRLIERNEQVAKIFDPDMAAYIHDEAEKYEIELCFKEQVEGFEGNDRVEYVVTDQQKYATDLVLIAVGVTPNTDFLKDTPILVNERGVVVVNTYMQTNVVDVYAAGDCATHYHRVKQTNDHIPLGTTANKQGRIAGQNMINRAKTFQGIVGTSVLKFMDLTLGRTGLSEREAKELNLPYDTVKIKSKDIAGYYPGAEKLHVKLLYNTENQRVLGGQFIGKHGVDKRVDVLAMALFHEMTIPDLEDLDLSYAPPYNGVWDPIQQAARRAK; encoded by the coding sequence ATGCGCTACGTTATTATCGGTGGAGATGCTGCTGGAATGAGTGCAGCGATGCAGATTGTTCGAAATGAACCGAATGCACAAATCACTACACTTGAAAAAGGCGGGATTTATTCCTATGGCCAGTGCGGACTTCCGTATGTGATCAGCGGGGTAATTCCCGAAGCAGAGGATTTGATTGCTCGGGATGTTGAAACGTTTCGCTCAAAATACGGAATCGATGCCAAAACCTATCATAGAGTACAGAGTGTCGATACGGAAAAGAAAACAGTCAGTGGAACCAACACTAGGTCTGGAGATGCTTTTACATATGAGTACGATCGATTGCTTGTTGCAACAGGTGTACGCCCTGTTATGCCTGATTGGAACGGACGTGATCTATCCGGGATTCATATGCTGAAGACGATTCCGGATGCGAAAGCGATTATGGGCGATCTCGACCACGATGTTGAGCAGGTGACGATCATCGGCGGTGGCTATATCGGTCTTGAAATGGCGGAATGCTTCATTCATGCAGGTAAAAAGGTTCGACTGATTGAGCGTAACGAGCAGGTTGCAAAGATTTTTGATCCAGACATGGCTGCCTATATTCATGATGAGGCGGAAAAATATGAGATTGAGCTTTGTTTTAAGGAACAAGTGGAAGGCTTTGAAGGTAATGACCGAGTTGAATACGTTGTAACAGATCAGCAGAAGTATGCGACGGACCTTGTCCTTATAGCAGTGGGTGTCACTCCGAATACAGATTTTCTAAAAGACACTCCTATTTTAGTGAACGAACGCGGTGTTGTGGTCGTCAATACGTATATGCAAACCAACGTTGTCGATGTCTACGCAGCCGGAGACTGTGCAACCCATTACCATAGGGTTAAACAGACCAATGACCATATTCCGCTCGGTACAACCGCAAACAAGCAAGGTCGAATTGCGGGGCAGAACATGATCAATCGGGCTAAAACGTTTCAAGGTATCGTCGGAACGTCAGTCCTTAAGTTCATGGATCTTACATTAGGGCGAACCGGGCTTTCGGAGCGTGAGGCTAAAGAATTGAACCTGCCTTATGATACGGTGAAAATCAAGTCAAAAGACATTGCAGGGTATTATCCTGGCGCCGAGAAGCTTCACGTCAAACTCTTATACAATACAGAAAACCAGCGTGTACTCGGCGGTCAATTCATCGGAAAGCACGGTGTCGATAAGCGAGTTGACGTCTTGGCAATGGCGCTTTTTCATGAAATGACCATACCCGACCTTGAGGACCTCGACCTAAGCTACGCTCCACCGTACAATGGTGTGTGGGACCCGATCCAGCAAGCAGCTCGGCGAGCGAAGTAA